In the Anolis sagrei isolate rAnoSag1 chromosome 1, rAnoSag1.mat, whole genome shotgun sequence genome, aaatactcgagtcaaggttatttattattattattattattattattattatttattttattctatttattattattacatttatcattttactctattattatacatttattattttactgtataattgttattGCTAAATTCATTactttactctttttattattgttgttattacatttcttatgttgctctgttttattattattggaaggatacataagcacatttacatagaaaaatggtaaataataattcaatcagagttggacagtcttatcttaaattaccatttttgtaaatatttaaaaatatgtaacctactgattcctcaattaatgtaacttaattggtatctatgtttattttgcaatttacccgtAGTGGCTgcgtttcccaccctcggcttatactcgagtgaatccattttctcagttttttgtggtaaaattatgtgCCTCGGGTTATATTCGGGTATATACGGTAACttagtttttatctgtgaaatcttAGAAGGCATGAGCTccacatatggaaataattatgACAAATTTATTGTGTTCGCTACAAAAGAATGATCTCTATATTGCTTTTCACCAGAGCTTTTGAaaaattaattgtatttattcatAGTCTCAACGGTTATCTCTGTGTCCAAAAAGAAAATTGGAATATGGTGCTTAAATGCCTCTGTAAGTGGCATGAGGTGATATATTTGAACTGTTGTactattttatttcaatatttctAAATCAAATAATATTACAAAAACCCTTCAAGCTGGTGGAATCACTACCCAGCATGGACCCAAGGCGTAATGATTTAAAGTTGGGAATTCCCACACCTAAGGCTCAAAAGGCAATCCACAGTGGGGAGGAGGTTGTTCAAATCTCACAACCATCCATGGGAATTCAGGCAGGTTACTGTATGTGGGAAGCTTGCGAGCAACCCAACACTATCTTGGTTGTTCAAGTATTTTTAAAGCACGGTTTTTATTCTTTTTCCCACTGCTGTGCACAGTGAGGCAGTATATCCCATCTGTTTACCAGAAACCTTGAATAGTGGCTGTTAATTTTGAACCCAGCGTGAAGGACAGTTATAACTGTGAACAATGTGATTTGCTGCCATTTCGCTTGGGCACTAAATTCTGTTTTATAACTTTCATTTTGATCATGCTATTAAAGTTATTATGCTTGCAGGGTGGGAGTGCATTTTAATGTAATTACAATGTAGCTCTCAAGCCTACCTTTGGATTCAGTCTGTACAATTCTGGAATTATTACAATTGTGCTATGACGGACAAATATGgtgacttttgttttgttttggttttttggttttgcttttggttttgttttgttttttgtttttatgctttgttttgttttttgttttttgggttttttgtttgtttgtttgtttgtttgtttttgctttttggttTTAATCTAGACACTGGTAAAGGGAGGAGATTGAGTTCTTTGAGCATACTTGGTTTGCAACCATAAGCTTTAAAAGGTCTGAGTGATGTGGCAGGAGATCTGTCTGGTTTTCTGAAGTACAAGCAGTCAATTTGCCGTCTAGAAAACCTATGTTGTCTCACCACTGCTATACTCTCCTTTTGACTGTTCATTCCAGAGgaaaccagtattgaaatttcGCTAAAGCCTTGGAACACATCACAGCACTGTGTCTCCCAGTGTcgtgtatcatgttctgcagttttttgtggtggtaggcctagcagttggtgatggaagaatTAATGTAAGTCCtaattctaaagggttgagtaatctgtaaataagagttcatgggtgaaagcaattaagggtggaggtatgcaagagataggctgcagctgggtgtttctggatataaggatctagccttgggactgatctttgggagaaaagtattttcttatcttggtggtagatgctgctggttttcccccagggtttgtggattttcggtattctgacctgtctcttgaaccCCTGGAACCCtgaaaccttgaatctttggactggcttttgactatggtatagactcttgattccTCATTgtactctcggcgtttgaccactggactggacattttgactacagtgttatcttgaacctgcaacagtgtttgtgtcagtttttgtttattctgtgactgagtgctatctttatttttaatattttggactattaaaacagccacgaagtaagtgctgttttaatcaaACTggttaacacaaactgggagtttgtttggttcatctctacctgaataaggcagagccctggtatTATGACACCCAGCTTtcttcaaagagagctgtctGTAAGGCTTTGAATTGTCCCATCACAATTTCCCCCTTCACAAGATACAGACAGGAAGGTGGAAAATGCTGCTCACATTCCCCAATGTCTCGTACACTTCAACTGTCCCCGTTTTGTGAGGACAGTcctaattaatcctctgtcactcCACTCTTCAGGATGCATTTAAAATGTCCcggtttttctctccttctccctctttttacTCAGCTTATTTCAATACTAGCCCATGGAATTCAAACGGTAAAAGTATTTTAATTAACACCTCAGGCGAGAGAAAGAAGTGCTAAAATCTTGTTCTTCCTTGTTGACTCACACTCTTTCTCGTAGCCTCATAAACCTCAGCAGTTCTCTCCAcaaacatttctcaacctgggggttgggacccctgggggagggtcatgagggggtgtcagaagggttgccaaagactaccagaaaacacagttttttctgttggtcatgggttctgtgtgggaggtttggcccaattctatcgttggtagggttcagaatgctctttgattgtaggtgaactataaatcccagcaattacaactcccaaatgacaatatacATTTTTGAATGATGACCACTCCTTGGGGTagtcggtgtcttgtgtccaaatttggtggaaattcgtccagtggtttttgagttatattaatcccacaaacgaacattacatttttatttatataaatacaatttTTGGGAAAAGCTATATCACAATTCTggtaacagtttttttaaaaaaaacttttaaaattttgaattaCTGTGAGGGGGAGGACCATCCCACCCCCTGAACTCACTTCAGTGCTGAGACAGAAGCAGAATGGCCTCATTGCACCAGGGAAGTGACAGGACATTTCTCCATCAATAGTACGGGGTGGGTTTATCATGGAGAAATGGCAGACTGGCAAAGGATTGTGCATGCTGTCATGCTATAGGAATTGGCACCAAGAGTGACATTCCTGCTCCAGTGCAGTTTTGCCACCTTCATGCGACAAGATATTTCACTGATGTTGCAGATCAGTAAGTCAGGGCTCATTTTTAGGAACAGAGTGTCTTGCCGAATGAGAAGACCTATACACATATGGGGAAGCTGTACATAAATTTATTTTAACTCTCTTACACATCCAGCTTCATGTGCCATTTGTACCTCTGTACCAAGGATGTATTAAATCACTTGGAACTGAAGGGAGTAATGATGTTAATTTCTAAAGAATGAGCCATTTATACATAGGCTCATAAAACTGTCAGCAAGCTAATAACTCATCTGTCCACTCAATTATGTTTTTGGTTTGCTTCCTGCTCCCATATGCTATGACCCCGAATGCAAAAGTTTTGTTTCTTGTTGTAAAGTTGAAAGATGGTAGGGCATGTAGTATATTTAAATTTGAATTAAAGCTCTAAGGGAATTGGGGGACTTAAATTTCTAAATCATTATGTCTATATTctcaaaactgaaaaaaatatcattgtaggttgttgtaggtttttccaggctatatggccatgcacCCGTaagtagtggtggtggtagtaaaGTCAGTTGTAACAGCAACAAAACCCAATAATCTACAATgatattatattgtcgaaggctttcatggccggaatcactgggttgttgtaggtttttccgggctatatggccatgttctagaggcattttctcctgacgtttcgcctgcatctatggcaagcatcctcagaggtagtgaggatgcttgcttaaggatgcttgccatagatgcaggcgaaatttcaggagaaaatgcctctagaacatggccatatagcccggaaaaacctacaacaacccagtgattccggccatgaaagccttcgacaatataatatcATTGTAGATTATTGGGTTTTGTTGCTGTTACAACTGACtttactaccaccaccactacttACGGGTGCATCTTCAGCTTTTCTAGTTTGTAAATTGtcaccaaatatgttatttaacTCCATTGACTAAGTCTGATGGATGTATGGGTTTCTAACAAATATAAGGATCACTACAATCTAACTATGAAATAAAGTGTATGCTCCTACAACTTTCTGCTATAGTTTGTGATCCCAACATTTATTAATGTGCGTGGTAGATTATTATTCTGCTATTATTAATATCACAGACcaagctgtggcacagctagttagtagccagctccattaaatcactactgaccaagaagtcatgagtttgaagccagcccaggtagGAGTGAGCTCCcggccattaatagtctagcttgctgtcgatgtatgcagcccgaaagacagttgcatctgtcaagtaggaaatttaggtaaacacacatatacccataaacacacacacacacacaaaacatatacacagactgggccacagtaatgcgtggcaggggacagctagtctatataaataaaaatgtaatgttcatttgtgggattaacataactcaaaaaccactggacaaattgacaccaaatttagacacaatacacctatcaggccaatgagtgtccacccctaaaacacacacacaaaacccagcagaacggacttaaaaccccccaaaataaactatatatacatatacacatacactcatatacatatacacatgcacacatacatacatacacatatacacaagcacacacaaatatacacatacatatacacatgcacacatacatatttacatatatatatatgcacacatacacaaatatacatatagacatacatacacacatatatacacaagctcacacatatacataagatatatatacacacataaacacaaaaatacacaaatatatacacacttgcacacacatatacacccatctatctatatatatatgcaaacacacatatatacacatacacacacacatatatatacacacaaataaacacatatacacacacacacacacaacatgtacacagactgggccacagcaacgtgtagcaggggacggctagtctatataaataaaaatgtaatgttcatttgtgggattaacataacttaaaccATTTGACAAATTGACACCATGTTTGAacgcaatacacctatcaggccaacaagtgaccatcactcataaaaacactgaaaaacacagcagaagagacttaaaaagtaaaaaaaacaaacaaatacattacaacgcatgcgcaaaaccacacatatatacacaaacacacatatatacaaatatatacacatatagggctgggcggttttgttcgttaatttcgtaattcgttattgattcgtatttaaattagcttacgattagccattcaggagcaactaaaaatcgaaacaaatttttcaattcatttcgtaattgtttcataattggttcaaaattgtttcgaaatcgtttcgaaatcatttcaaaattgtttcgttattatttccgtatgtctggtacaagttttatagttgttgtttgttttatcagtgataaaaaaataaattatcacaccaacagtcaacaacagagggagagggaagcttcagaagttccccctgacccatttggaggtttttttaagcgtattgcgcaatcgcgtccgccattaatgaatcgattcgtaattgtttcgtaattgtttcgtaatttctgaaatttcgtaaactttgaacttttttaaagaaaaaattcggaattctttttaaaaaggaaacgcaaaaaccccctaaaaacgaatcgagtttagaaacaaatttttccgtggttgcccagccctaatatatacacacaaaacacatacacagactgggccacagcaatgcatggcaggctatggctagttttatatatatttagcCTTGAACTCAGCATAGTTTTTTTCTGAGCAGACATGAGCAGGTTTGCTCTATTGGGTTGCAATTCTATAGATATATAGCTGAGAGCAAGCTTCACTGACCAAAACCTTCCTAAGTGATGTGTTAAACACAGTAAACATCTGTCATAGCTTACCTGATTTACATGGTCCTTTGTGCTTTATGGTGCTATTTGCTCCCTTCTCTGCGTAAGCCTCCCTGAACTGGCAAATGTTCTCATAGGTCCTTCCGTCGGGTCCACACACCATTTCTTCTGATTTGCACACACACTGCGGCTCGGGGATTTCTCCAGACTTTATGTCGTCCACATCCAGGTGGCACTCCAGGTTGTCTCCACAGTGTCCATAGAAATTGCTGCCATGGTCCAGGTCACAGATTTGTCCTTCTACGTTCCCACATTCGGGACAGCAACCACATAGGTCTAAGACGGTCCCAGCCCGACAGTTTGTGGGCACGGAGCAGTGCTCCAAATGGCATGCCCCACAGCCATCCCCTTCTCTTAGCAGTCGCAGCCAGCCCCTGTGGTACCAGGCGGGGAAGGTCTGTGAAACCTCCCCGAGGGCTCCTACGAGCACAGCTATAACCACCAGGGGCTTCATCTTGAGACTGCAGTGGATAAGAAGCAAAGACCTTTGGAGTCGAGCCAGAAGGAAAGTGGAGAGCAGGCGGAAAAGAGAGAGAGCCTGTCACATTCCAGTTTTGGAGTACGAGTCTATAGCAAACACACCGACTTTTAAAGAGAAACGAGCAGCAGATACTTATTTCTTCAAATCGATAACAGTgaaaatagatagacagatggatgttTTTACTACAAAACAGTAAcagtgattgggttgttgtagatttttccgggctatatggccatgttctggaagcaatttttctcctgacattttgcctgcatctatggcaagcatcttgagaggtagtgaggtctgcaaGACATCCTGGATCTTGACCCACACATCCGCCATGTCATACAACTTGATATCACCATCACACTGACTGGAAGGAGAAGCCACGGTCTGCTGAAGGTGCCCCAGGACAACGGCATGAGTAACAGTGATTATTATGACCGTACTACAATAGGCAAAGAAACCCTCTCCTGAAAACTTGCCTAACCTACCCTTAAAATGTGTCCTGCGTGTCTTAAAAACAATTTTTCCCCAggcaaaacacaaaataaaatcacaaactCATGATGCAACAGATAAAGAACAAACCTGTCTCACAAAATCAAAGAAAAACACTGTATGTTCATTcctttaaaagtaaataaaaagggGAATTCTGCTCTCACATACCCAGATCTTAACAAAAGAGTTCTTCCACCTTTCCAGTATTGTTATATGAATTTTCACTATCCCTAatcaaatttggccacatcatgaggagacaggaaagtttacaaaagacaatgatgctggggaaaatggcaggaaaaaggaagaggggccgaccaagggcaaaatggatggatggtatccttgaagtgactggattgaccttgaaggagctggggatggtgacggccgacagggagctctggcgtgggatggtccatgagatcacaaagagtcggaagcgactgaatgaatgaacaacaacaacaatcaaatacTCTCCAGTGTATTTCAACAACTCTATAAATCTCTGCAACTGTTAACATATCCATCACAAATTATTGGTTTTCCTGTACAGTGTGACTCCTATATCCACAGGGGTTATGTTCCtagactttgcatggatatgcaTAGCTACAGATAATAGCAAATGCTATTGAAATAAAGAACTTTGGTCCAGAATACCACAGAGTTGTACtgtaggacctagaaaatgcctacagaAGCCATATTTTGCCAAATgtagataaatgaaaccatggatcctCATCCCACACATGTGAAGGGGGTTGTAATAACGATATGATTCAAAATACAAACCGtctttcaaaaataacaaaatgtgcAATCAGTCAATTTTGCTTCATATATGTTATCAAAACCCCAGGACCCCATAGAGGACCTCAAAACCTGCAGCCATGGAAAGTCTTGATAGTCAAATCCTAGGGTCCTCCCAGACAGGcactacatcccaggatctgatccaagcttctctgctttaaactggattatatgagtccgcattgccagataatttggaataaacagaaaacctgggatcagatcctgagatacagggcatgtttggaagggccccaagGCAACCTTTCACCCAGAAACCTAATTTGGGCTAACCTTCACAGATAACTTTTAGCCTAGACAGACAAGTTTCACAAGCATTCATACACTCACATAGCAAATCCTATCGCCTTTCAGGCTACAAGCAGAATCCTCAAATAATACCTACGCGCATACCTaacagtggagcccccggtggcgcagtgggtctgttggaactaggaaaaaaggtttatatatctgtggaatgaccagggtgggacaaaggactcttgtcttctggagctaggtgtgaatgtttcaactgatcaccttgattagatatataaaccctttttcctagttccaacagacctcactacctctgaggatgcttgccatagatgcaggcgaaacatcaggagaaaatgcctttagaacatggccatatagcctggaataGAAATAATATAACTGCATTGTGTGAATGGGTCTCAGGTAAACAAGAGTACACATAACATGGCATGCCCATTACACTCATAGGAGGGAATTTTGCTCCTCAAGAGGAATTTCTTGTTCCTTTTCTTGATTCCCTAATCTTGATTCCTTAACGATTGATATTCATCTCCCTCCATGGTTAGATTATGAGTTGATTTTACAGTATGTTGAACTATTCTCGTGCTTTGGCTGGGAGGCAGAAAAGCCAAATTGTCATTCTCTCTTTTTACTAGTAATATGCtggaaacaattaaaatatatagagcggattattaaaatatgtaaaatttataatttaattataaGATTGCAGAGCTTTATAGTCTAATAGCTCTGGTGTATTTTGCATAAGAGTGAACAATGGCTTCCTTAAAGCACACAGTAGAATCATTTACTTGGTGCTGGAGAATAAGTTAATTATGGATCCCTTGGCTTTGACTAATGGTTTTAATAATCACATTACTGTAGAATTAACTTATACTTTACCATGCTTATACTACTAATGATGAGAATTACAAAATTTATGTATCTTCAAAGTAAAATTGGCATGAAAAAGCTGCCTGTAAATACACCGGCTCCTCAGAGGATGTTTAATGGGTATCCAATCACTTCTGATTCTTCTCTCATTTATCCTCACcgttgttttttttctctctctctctccaaggtCTCAAGACAATTACTCATTTACAAGCAAAAGTGTAAATGCTCTTTgtggttgtttttgtttgttgtgtaAACCCTATTGCGGGGTTTAAAGTATCACTATTGAGTTCAGACTATCATGTTTGCCCTAatgctgtgtttctcaacctgggggttgggatccctgggggggagggttgcaagggggtttcagaggggtcaccaaagactatccgaaaacacatatttctgatggtcttaggaatccctttggcagagaaggctgaagatctctccacctgtccttctcttcctttttggaaacagtcggcaaatcctcccacccaggcccgtagccaggatttcgtttcgggggggggggtgaattttttttcagggggggtttcgggggggctgagtttcagggggggctgagtctgagtgaaagagggtctagcctagcaaaccttttgtaacattaccccaatacccccatgcatatgggatatattgagcatggtgatcagatcatgatatgaataaacataacagtttaaataatgcaccattaaggccttttcgcgaaccaccatgaaaatttcggggagggggctgaagccccccgagcccccccccccccccggctacatgcctgctcccaccaaaaaccctcctctgctgtgattgggcAGCCTCTCAGTCAAGAGGTGGGctttttctgagactccaagcagggaggggaaagcaggcgtgcttggtgcaCGGCAACGTGGTGCAAATGTGTgatgagggagagcgtgtgagggtggagggaggctcacgcctgtgagtgccttcaaggcatggaggttctgtgtaggaagtttggcccaattctatcattgattggattcagaatgctctttgattgtaggtaaactataaatccgagcaactacaactccaaaatgtcaagatctattttcccaaaattccatcagtgtttatatttgggcatattgagtatctgtgccaagtttggtccagatccatcattgtttgagtccacagtgctctctagatgtaggtgaactacaatgccaaaattcaaggtcaatgcccaccaaacctttccagtattttatgttggtaatggaagatctgtgtgccaagtttggttcaattccatcgttagtggagttcaggatgctctttgattgtaggtgaactataaatcccagcaattacaactcccaaatgacaatgggctgggctttagcacagctagagctgggctttagcacagctggtaaatcaccagcagcaataagatctTACCAAcctaaaggttgccagttcgaagcccaggtcagggtgagcacccaactgttagcccagcttactgtccacttaaagcagtttgaaaacagcttaagAGCTGTAAGTacagaaattaggtaccgcttaaagtgggggaggttttttttttttttggcactatacaaggaaataccagaaatatcAGAAATATCAGAAATGGCAATGactaaaaggaaggagggagtctgTGAgtagcctttgggctgatatgcgtgggatacaaatgttgcaaataaataaataaataaataaatggctctttatcatagagcagtggttctcaaccttcctaatgccgcgaccccttaatacagttcctcatgttgtggtgaccccaaccataaaatatttttgttgctacttcataactgtcattttgctactgttatgaattgtaatgtaaatatccgatatgcaggatgtattttcattcactggaccacatttggcacaaatacccaatatgcccaaatttgaatactggtggggttgtggggggattgattttgtcatttaggagttgtagttgctgggatttatagttcacctccaatcaaagagcattctgaactccaccagcaatggaaatgaaccaaacttggcacacagaactcccagaaaatattggaagggtttggtgggcactgaccttgaattttggagttgtagttcacctacatccagagagcactgtggactcaaacaatgatggatctgaaccaaacttgacatgaatactcaatatgcccaaatgcgaacactggtggattttgaggaaactagaccttgacatttgggagttttagttgctgggatttatagttcgcctacaatcaaagaatattctgaacctcaccgatgatagaattgggccaaacttcccacacagaacccccataaccaacagaaagtactgtgttatCTGGtggtatttggcgacccctctgacacactcttgcaaccccccccccggggggtcccgacccccaggttgagaaacactgtcatagaggatggagctacAGCACCCCTCTGTGTCCAGAACTAAGCACAAACTCCAGAGCACCAAAGTTGGATGCCACCACAACATCCCTCTGCCTGTCTGTTTGTCCTTTCTGTTgcaacagcattgaatgtttatcgtgtatgtgttctgtgatccaccctgagtccccttgcggatatagggcagaatataaataaagtatattattattattattattattattattattattaaaatcaatcTCCCACTCAactcctaccagtattcaaatttggtccagtaaatgaaaatacatcctgcatatcagacatttacattacaattcataacaatagcaaaattacagctatgaagtagcgacaaaaataattttatggttgggggtcaccacaacatgaggaacagcatttggaaagttgagaaacattgtcctAAAGATATTAGACAAATAAATGAAAGGATGTTtgaactgttgttgttcattcgttccgtcgtctccgactcttcataacctcatggaccagcccacgccagagctccctgtcggccgtcaccacccccagctccttcaaggtcagtccagtcacttcaaggatgccatccatccatcttgcccttggtcggcccctcttccttttgccttccactttccccagcataattgtcttctccaggctttgctgtctcctcatgatg is a window encoding:
- the LOC132781780 gene encoding kazal-type serine protease inhibitor domain-containing protein 1-like isoform X1 → MKPLVVIAVLVGALGEVSQTFPAWYHRGWLRLLREGDGCGACHLEHCSVPTNCRAGTVLDLCGCCPECGNVEGQICDLDHGSNFYGHCGDNLECHLDVDDIKSGEIPEPQCVCKSEEMVCGPDGRTYENICQFREAYAEKGANSTIKHKGPCKSAPVISLSPQDTQNFTGNDVIFGCEVSAYPMPHLEWKKKGNKMFLPGDDAHISVQARGGPQRYSVTGWLQIQGIRKSDEGVYVCETKNKYGFAYSSAKLKVIDDSSSFHDIPGSWMTSASADYGDSFDSVEEEDEVEHASSGDYAK
- the LOC132781780 gene encoding kazal-type serine protease inhibitor domain-containing protein 1-like isoform X2, whose product is MKPLVVIAVLVGALGEVSQTFPAWYHRGWLRLLREGDGCGACHLEHCSVPTNCRAGTVLDLCGCCPECGNVEGQICDLDHGSNFYGHCGDNLECHLDVDDIKSGEIPEPQCVCKSEEMVCGPDGRTYENICQFREAYAEKGANSTIKHKGPCKSAPVISLSPQDTQNFTGNDVIFGCEVSAYPMPHLEWKKKGNKMFLPGDDAHISVQARGGPQRYSVTGWLQIQGIRKSDEGVYVCETKNKYGFAYSSAKLKVIDDNWIHFCQ